The following proteins come from a genomic window of Paracoccus sp. MBLB3053:
- a CDS encoding electron transfer flavoprotein subunit alpha/FixB family protein, with the protein MAILLFADHDNAVLSEQTVRALTAATQIGEEIDILVAGQNASGAAEAAAKLAGIRKVLLAEQDALEHRLAEPTAALILALSGDYGTILAPATTTGKNVLPRVAALLDVMQISEITEVVAADTFKRPIYAGNAIEVVQSTEAKKVLTVRTASFAPAGAAAAPAPVQVVETGAEAASLSRFVENMLSKSERPELGSARIIVSGGRALGSDEKFRSVLNPVADKLGAAVGASRAAVDAGYAPNDFQVGQTGKIVAPDLYVACGISGAIQHLAGMKDSKIIVAINSDEEAPIFQVADYGIVGDLFEILPELERQL; encoded by the coding sequence ATGGCAATTCTACTTTTTGCAGACCACGACAACGCAGTTCTCTCGGAACAGACCGTTCGGGCGCTTACTGCTGCCACCCAGATCGGTGAAGAGATCGATATCCTGGTCGCCGGACAGAATGCGTCCGGCGCGGCTGAGGCCGCAGCGAAGCTTGCGGGCATCCGCAAGGTGCTATTGGCTGAGCAGGATGCGCTGGAGCATCGCCTGGCCGAACCGACCGCCGCGCTCATCCTCGCGCTGTCCGGGGATTACGGCACGATCCTGGCCCCCGCGACCACGACCGGGAAGAACGTGCTGCCGCGCGTCGCAGCGCTTCTGGATGTCATGCAAATCTCGGAAATCACCGAGGTTGTCGCCGCCGACACGTTCAAGCGCCCGATCTATGCCGGAAACGCGATTGAAGTCGTTCAGTCGACCGAGGCGAAGAAGGTCCTGACGGTTCGCACGGCGAGCTTTGCCCCAGCCGGTGCCGCCGCTGCCCCTGCGCCGGTTCAGGTGGTCGAGACCGGCGCCGAAGCCGCGTCGCTGTCGCGCTTTGTCGAGAACATGCTGTCGAAAAGCGAACGCCCGGAACTGGGGTCGGCCCGGATCATCGTTTCGGGCGGTCGCGCGCTCGGCTCGGATGAAAAATTCCGTTCTGTGCTCAACCCGGTGGCGGACAAGCTGGGCGCGGCGGTCGGAGCCTCGCGCGCTGCCGTCGATGCAGGCTATGCGCCAAACGATTTCCAGGTCGGCCAGACCGGCAAGATCGTGGCCCCCGATCTTTACGTCGCATGCGGGATCTCGGGCGCGATCCAGCACCTTGCCGGTATGAAGGATTCGAAGATCATCGTCGCGATCAACTCGGATGAAGAGGCTCCGATCTTCCAGGTCGCCGATTACGGGATCGTTGGCGATCTTTTCGAAATCCTCCCGGAACTGGAGCGTCAACTTTGA
- a CDS encoding electron transfer flavoprotein subunit beta/FixA family protein, whose protein sequence is MKILVPVKRVVDFNVKIRVKADGSGVDLANVKLSMNPFDEIAVEEAVRLKEAGKATEVIVVSIGPAQAQETLRTALAMGADRAILISVERNVEPLTVAKLLKGVVAEEQPGLVILGKQAIDDDANQTGQMLAALLGWSQATFASSIELGEGSAKVTREVDGGLQAIEVALPTIVTADLRLNEPRYASLPNIMKAKKKPLDQKSPEDFGVSVEPRLTVLRVEEPATRAAGIKVANVTELLDKLKNEAGVI, encoded by the coding sequence ATGAAGATCTTGGTCCCCGTGAAGCGCGTCGTCGACTTCAACGTCAAGATCCGTGTGAAAGCGGATGGTTCGGGCGTCGATCTGGCGAATGTGAAGTTGTCCATGAACCCTTTTGACGAGATCGCGGTCGAAGAGGCGGTCCGTCTCAAGGAAGCAGGCAAGGCCACCGAGGTCATCGTTGTGTCGATCGGGCCAGCCCAGGCGCAAGAGACGCTGCGGACCGCACTGGCGATGGGGGCGGACCGGGCGATCCTGATCTCGGTCGAGCGCAACGTCGAACCGCTGACCGTCGCAAAACTCCTGAAAGGTGTTGTCGCGGAAGAACAGCCCGGCCTGGTGATCCTTGGCAAGCAGGCGATCGATGATGACGCGAACCAGACAGGCCAGATGCTGGCGGCGCTGCTCGGCTGGTCGCAGGCGACATTCGCTTCGTCCATCGAACTGGGCGAAGGAAGTGCGAAGGTCACGCGCGAAGTCGATGGCGGCCTGCAGGCAATCGAGGTGGCGCTGCCCACCATTGTCACGGCCGATTTGCGCCTGAACGAGCCGCGCTACGCATCGCTGCCGAATATCATGAAGGCGAAGAAGAAGCCGCTGGACCAGAAGAGCCCGGAAGATTTCGGCGTCTCGGTCGAGCCGCGTCTGACCGTCCTGCGGGTCGAGGAACCCGCGACACGCGCGGCGGGCATCAAGGTGGCAAACGTCACCGAACTGCTCGACAAGCTCAAGAACGAAGCTGGCGTCATCTGA
- a CDS encoding aromatic ring-hydroxylating oxygenase subunit alpha, with protein MASQHDTLSELLSRHEAGYALQQPFYTSPEIFEADMEAIFYREWLFAFPACTLEKSGSFQRLRVGAYDVIVLRDGQGNIRAFHNSCRHRGSVVCNVAQGRVAKLTCPYHQWTYDLDGRLIWARDMGENFDTSKHGLKTVHCRVVSGLVYICLAKVAPDFDEFANMVTPYLGVHDLSNAKVAFQSTIIENGNWKLVWENNRECYHCAGNHPDLCRTYPEDPSITGVSPDGTFPEKVERHFNRLEAAGAPSRFRIDANGQYRVARMPLLDGAESYTVSGKIAVQKRLGQVPFLDAGTLLMFHYPTTWNHFLTDHSITFRVTPLSPTETEVQTTWLVNKDAVEGVDYDLKNLTTVWEHTNDEDRRVVEDNQQGINSPVYEPGPYSAKHEDGVMQFVDWYLARMRSAHLPATLAAE; from the coding sequence ATGGCAAGCCAGCACGACACGCTTTCCGAACTGCTTTCCCGGCACGAAGCGGGATATGCGCTCCAGCAGCCATTCTATACCTCGCCCGAGATCTTCGAAGCGGATATGGAAGCGATCTTTTATCGCGAATGGCTCTTTGCCTTTCCGGCCTGTACGCTTGAGAAATCCGGCAGCTTCCAGCGCCTGCGCGTTGGCGCCTATGACGTAATCGTTCTACGTGACGGTCAGGGCAACATTCGTGCGTTTCACAATTCCTGCCGGCACCGCGGATCGGTCGTCTGCAATGTCGCGCAGGGCCGTGTCGCGAAACTGACCTGCCCCTATCATCAATGGACCTATGATCTGGATGGCCGGCTGATCTGGGCGCGTGACATGGGGGAAAACTTCGATACCTCGAAGCACGGCCTGAAGACGGTTCATTGTCGTGTGGTATCGGGTCTTGTCTATATCTGCCTTGCCAAGGTGGCTCCAGATTTCGACGAATTCGCGAATATGGTGACGCCTTATCTGGGCGTGCACGACCTGTCCAATGCCAAGGTCGCATTCCAGTCCACGATCATAGAAAACGGCAACTGGAAGCTGGTCTGGGAAAACAACCGCGAATGCTATCACTGCGCGGGCAATCACCCCGACCTTTGCCGGACCTATCCCGAGGACCCCTCGATCACCGGTGTAAGCCCCGACGGGACCTTCCCTGAGAAGGTGGAAAGGCACTTCAACCGGCTCGAGGCGGCAGGTGCACCTTCGCGGTTCAGGATCGATGCGAACGGCCAGTACCGGGTCGCACGGATGCCCCTGCTCGACGGCGCAGAAAGCTATACCGTCAGCGGCAAGATTGCGGTGCAAAAGCGCTTGGGCCAGGTCCCTTTCCTCGATGCCGGCACGCTCCTGATGTTCCATTATCCGACCACTTGGAACCATTTCCTGACCGACCATTCGATCACATTCCGTGTTACCCCGCTCAGCCCGACCGAAACCGAGGTGCAGACCACATGGCTGGTGAACAAGGATGCGGTCGAGGGCGTCGATTATGACCTGAAGAACCTCACGACGGTCTGGGAACACACCAATGACGAGGATCGTCGTGTGGTCGAGGATAACCAGCAGGGGATCAATTCCCCGGTCTACGAGCCCGGCCCCTATTCGGCAAAACACGAAGATGGCGTCATGCAGTTCGTCGATTGGTACCTTGCCCGCATGCGCAGCGCGCATCTTCCCGCCACTCTTGC
- a CDS encoding LysR family transcriptional regulator, with protein sequence MTRPYDFPSLTDLACFEAAARHLSFKRASSELNVTPAAVSHRIKALEIELGRQLFTRQYRSVELTESGALLFVSLQRGFESISETVAKIRSRHDRTGVSIAATTAMGGLLLTPRLATFWKSHPTIAISQFIQDGGPAQGVDLSIHYGDPDLTSDETRVWFRDRILALGSSQFAEAHSIQRISDLSRVPLIHTISGANAWTDWPEWLAAMDRPPPKGPGFYLNNYLISLKAAEDHIGAVLGWEGMVSEHLSSGRLVQLVPEAMESPYPFYVRIHGQASANAKLFADWLVGQDIRDTAV encoded by the coding sequence ATGACCCGACCCTATGATTTTCCCTCGCTCACCGACCTCGCCTGCTTCGAGGCAGCGGCCCGGCATCTAAGCTTCAAGAGAGCCTCGTCAGAGTTGAACGTGACACCCGCAGCCGTCAGCCACAGGATCAAAGCTCTTGAAATTGAGTTGGGAAGACAACTATTTACGCGGCAATACCGATCGGTGGAACTGACCGAATCGGGGGCCCTTCTGTTTGTTTCGCTGCAGCGCGGATTCGAGTCGATTTCCGAGACCGTCGCGAAAATTCGCAGTCGCCACGACCGCACCGGCGTATCGATCGCCGCGACCACAGCCATGGGCGGACTGTTGCTGACGCCCCGGCTGGCAACCTTCTGGAAATCTCATCCGACCATCGCCATTTCACAATTCATTCAGGATGGCGGCCCGGCGCAGGGGGTCGACCTGAGCATTCATTACGGTGATCCCGATCTGACCAGTGACGAAACCCGGGTCTGGTTTCGTGACCGCATTCTCGCCCTGGGGTCCAGCCAGTTCGCCGAAGCGCATTCGATCCAGAGGATCTCGGACCTGTCTCGTGTTCCCCTGATCCATACCATTTCCGGAGCGAATGCCTGGACGGATTGGCCGGAATGGCTTGCAGCTATGGACAGGCCCCCGCCCAAGGGACCAGGCTTCTACCTCAACAACTACCTGATTTCGCTGAAAGCTGCCGAGGATCACATTGGCGCCGTCCTTGGCTGGGAAGGCATGGTCTCGGAACACCTTTCCAGCGGCCGCCTCGTGCAGCTCGTCCCCGAGGCGATGGAATCGCCCTATCCATTCTATGTCCGCATTCACGGCCAGGCTTCGGCCAATGCAAAGCTTTTCGCCGATTGGCTCGTCGGACAGGATATTCGCGACACCGCCGTCTGA
- a CDS encoding GcvT family protein, with translation MSSFPDRAKVVIVGLGGIVGASVAHHLIENGWDDIVGIDKSGIPTDIGSTAHASDFCYATSHDLLSCWTTMYSMDFYEKMGHYARIGGLEVARVGDDARMEELKRRVDSCRAFGTNVKIISAAEAKEKFPLLEEDQIQGALWDPDAGLVIPRSQTVAGKLVDQGVAAGKLKMFANTPALELIHENGRITGVRTPRGTIMADYVVVCAGLWGRLIAELAGEDLPVMPVDHPLTFFGPYDEFAGTGLEIGRPLLRDQGNSAYLRDTGDPKTTEGGQIEWGYYYEKDVRMVHPRELLEKDQARLSPSQRDLELDDVIEPLERAIELTPILAELGFNESHSFNGLLQTTTDGGPSMGESRKLRGLWYAVAIWVKDGPGMGKLIADWMTKGRTDIDHNRIDYARFSDFQLTEDFIWGRCEETAAKIYNPPVHPREPFASGRGIRRSPFHEREKELGGYFMELGGWERAHGYAANEHLLEKFADQVPVRENEWDNRHFWRVSNAEQLEMSENCGIINLSHFHMTDIAGPDHVELMEWLCAAKIGGDANIGKGIYTHMLDDEGMVRADFTVFRMADRCRLVNGADAGPRDYQYMRRVAQDRGLDVTITDVTENYTTIGIWGPNARENLQKVVADPAALEVDNFPFAAIRQIEIAGKNVTAFRISYVGEQGWELHMAYEDGLAVWDALRSTGVIAVGVETYANSRRLEKSLRLQNADLITQYNLYEADLSRPKVKEADFRGKAKHEEYRAREHQPAMLCTLVMTENTDEKGVARYPVGTLPVMDPETGETLVDELGRRSYTTSIAYGPSIGKNIALAYLPWEYCQEGRKLQVTYFDEVYPVEVVGIGYKPLYDPQNLKPRS, from the coding sequence ATGTCTTCGTTTCCTGACCGGGCCAAGGTCGTTATCGTCGGTCTCGGGGGCATCGTCGGTGCCTCTGTCGCGCATCATCTGATCGAGAATGGCTGGGACGATATTGTCGGCATCGACAAGTCGGGCATCCCGACCGATATCGGATCGACCGCGCATGCATCCGACTTCTGCTACGCAACCAGCCATGACCTGCTGTCCTGCTGGACGACCATGTACTCGATGGATTTCTACGAGAAGATGGGTCACTACGCCCGGATCGGCGGGTTGGAAGTTGCCCGCGTCGGCGATGACGCCCGGATGGAAGAGCTCAAGCGCCGCGTCGATTCCTGTCGCGCCTTCGGCACCAACGTCAAGATCATCTCGGCCGCCGAGGCCAAGGAGAAATTCCCGCTGCTGGAAGAAGACCAGATCCAGGGCGCGCTTTGGGATCCCGATGCGGGGCTTGTGATCCCGCGCTCGCAGACCGTTGCGGGCAAGCTGGTCGACCAGGGCGTCGCTGCCGGCAAGCTGAAGATGTTTGCCAATACACCGGCGCTGGAACTGATCCACGAGAATGGCCGCATTACCGGCGTGCGTACCCCGCGCGGCACGATCATGGCCGATTACGTTGTGGTTTGCGCCGGCCTGTGGGGTCGACTGATTGCCGAACTGGCGGGTGAAGACCTTCCCGTCATGCCTGTCGACCATCCTCTGACCTTCTTTGGTCCCTATGACGAATTCGCTGGCACCGGGCTCGAAATCGGCCGCCCGCTGCTGCGCGACCAGGGCAATTCGGCCTATCTGCGCGACACGGGCGACCCGAAGACCACCGAAGGCGGCCAGATCGAATGGGGCTACTATTATGAAAAGGACGTGCGGATGGTCCATCCGCGCGAGCTGTTGGAAAAGGATCAGGCGCGGCTTTCGCCTTCGCAGCGCGACCTGGAACTGGACGACGTGATCGAGCCCCTGGAACGCGCAATCGAACTGACCCCGATCCTCGCTGAGCTTGGCTTCAACGAAAGCCATTCCTTCAACGGGCTCTTGCAGACCACGACCGATGGCGGCCCCTCGATGGGCGAAAGCCGCAAGCTGCGCGGCTTGTGGTACGCCGTCGCGATCTGGGTCAAGGACGGCCCCGGGATGGGCAAGCTGATCGCGGACTGGATGACCAAGGGCCGCACCGATATCGACCATAACCGCATCGACTATGCGCGCTTCAGCGATTTCCAGCTGACCGAGGATTTCATCTGGGGCCGCTGCGAGGAAACCGCCGCCAAGATCTACAACCCGCCGGTCCACCCGCGCGAGCCCTTCGCCAGCGGCCGCGGCATCCGCCGCTCGCCCTTCCACGAGCGCGAGAAGGAACTTGGCGGATATTTCATGGAGCTTGGCGGCTGGGAACGCGCGCATGGCTATGCCGCGAACGAGCATCTGCTGGAAAAATTCGCCGATCAGGTTCCGGTGCGCGAAAACGAATGGGACAATCGTCACTTCTGGCGCGTCTCGAATGCCGAGCAGCTTGAGATGAGCGAGAATTGCGGCATCATCAACCTGTCGCACTTCCACATGACCGACATCGCGGGCCCGGATCATGTCGAGCTGATGGAATGGCTTTGCGCCGCCAAGATCGGTGGCGACGCCAATATTGGCAAGGGTATCTACACCCATATGCTGGATGATGAAGGCATGGTGCGCGCGGACTTCACGGTGTTCCGCATGGCCGACCGCTGCCGCCTCGTGAACGGGGCCGATGCCGGACCGCGTGACTACCAGTACATGCGTCGTGTCGCACAGGACCGTGGGCTCGACGTCACGATCACCGATGTCACCGAGAACTATACCACGATTGGCATCTGGGGTCCGAACGCCCGCGAAAACCTGCAGAAGGTCGTGGCAGATCCGGCAGCGTTGGAGGTGGACAACTTCCCGTTCGCGGCAATCCGCCAGATCGAGATCGCCGGAAAGAACGTGACTGCGTTCCGCATCTCGTATGTGGGTGAGCAGGGCTGGGAACTGCACATGGCGTATGAAGACGGGCTTGCCGTTTGGGACGCGCTACGGTCGACCGGCGTGATTGCGGTGGGCGTCGAAACCTATGCGAACTCGCGTCGCCTGGAAAAGTCGCTGCGCCTGCAGAACGCCGACCTGATCACGCAATACAACCTCTACGAGGCCGACCTGTCGCGTCCGAAGGTCAAGGAAGCCGATTTCCGCGGCAAGGCGAAACATGAGGAATATCGGGCGCGGGAACATCAACCCGCGATGCTCTGCACGCTGGTCATGACGGAGAACACCGATGAGAAGGGCGTCGCGCGCTACCCGGTCGGCACCCTGCCGGTGATGGACCCCGAGACCGGAGAAACGCTGGTCGACGAGCTGGGCCGGCGTTCCTACACGACCTCGATCGCCTATGGCCCGAGCATCGGCAAGAACATCGCGCTGGCTTATCTTCCGTGGGAATACTGCCAGGAAGGCCGCAAACTTCAAGTGACCTATTTCGATGAGGTCTATCCGGTCGAGGTGGTGGGGATCGGCTACAAACCGCTTTACGATCCGCAAAACCTCAAGCCGCGCAGCTGA